One window of Perca flavescens isolate YP-PL-M2 chromosome 6, PFLA_1.0, whole genome shotgun sequence genomic DNA carries:
- the LOC114557831 gene encoding homeodomain-interacting protein kinase 1-like — MSPPYREREDFQVHENDTLSGKSCKYLVQNVMGEGSFGKVACCVKLDTMENVAVKIVKKHLTRAGKKEASAFKHICILDLNKSNLVTFLESFMHKGHMCLVLEILDTTLHNLMSERGRRPLCLSEIRVISQQMLVALGALGSIGLMHADIKPDNVMLVNHQLQPFRVKLIDFGSSTPVSRVKCGTTIQTLGYRAPEVILGLPLDEAVDMWSLGCVLAFLYLSKHLYPIRCEYDVMRVIVQMQGQPGDRLLDAGVHTKIFFNKNKDSTKQAWRLNTGSEYVLATGEKTRQSRTSFNKYTCMGDMTKDHEKPKTDGEHEDTRAFFSLLKWMLRLDPATRIGPAKALRHRFITMTHFPRDADPDPYVVSSRVNMTVLPPRDSPVEIYGCVGPCSSEGSHHGAASSSSRASAASADGTTTGKNAGPVPARPNEACGSDECTTCFVTVRSRRTAMLQRNRGFFLMMATCCCSVDVKE; from the coding sequence atgtcaccgccatacagagagagagaggatttcCAGGTTCATGAGAATGACACGCTGTCCGGTAAATCCTGTAAATACCTGGTGCAGAATGTGATGGGAGAGGGGAGCTTCGGGAAAGTGGCCTGCTGTGTGAAGTTAGACACAATGGAGAACGTGGCGGTCAAGATTGTAAAAAAACACTTGACCAGGGCTGGTAAAAAAGAGGCATCTGCTTTTAAACACATCTGTATCCTCGACCTGAACAAGAGCAACTTGGTGACATTTTTGGAATCCTTTATGCACAAGGGCCACATGTGTCTAGTTCTGGAAATACTGGACACAACTCTGCATAACTTGATGAGCGAACGGGGCCGAAGGCCGCTGTGTTTGTCCGAGATCAGAGTGATCTCCCAGCAGATGCTGGTGGCTCTCGGTGCCCTCGGGAGCATCGGCCTGATGCACGCGGACATCAAGCCGGACAATGTGATGCTGGTTAACCACCAGCTGCAGCCCTTCAGGGTCAAACTGATTGACTTCGGTTCTTCCACTCCAGTGTCCAGAGTTAAGTGTGGCACCACCATTCAGACCCTCGGCTACAGGGCCCCCGAGGTCATCCTGGGCCTCCCGTTGGACGAGGCTGTAGACATGTGGTCTCTGGGCTGCGTTTTGGCCTTCCTGTACCTGAGCAAGCACCTGTACCCAATCAGGTGTGAATATGACGTCATGAGAGTCATCGTGCAGATGCAGGGTCAGCCCGGCGATCGCCTGCTCGATGCCGGCGTCCATaccaagattttttttaacaagaacAAAGACTCCACAAAGCAGGCATGGAGGCTGAATACGGGAAGCGAATACGTGCTTGCAACAGGCGAGAAGACCCGACAAAGCAGGACCAGTTTCAACAAGTACACCTGTATGGGTGACATGACAAAGGACCACGAGAAGCCGAAAACAGACGGCGAGCACGAGGACACGCGGGCTTTTTTCAGCCTCCTCAAATGGATGCTGCGTTTGGACCCGGCCACCAGGATCGGCCCCGCTAAAGCTCTGAGGCACCGCTTCATCACGATGACACACTTTCCCAGAGACGCTGACCCAGACCCTTATGTGGTGTCATCCCGCGTGAACATGACAGTGCTGCCCCCACGGGACTCCCCAGTTGAAATCTACGGCTGTGTAGGCCCATGCTCCAGCGAAGGTTCACACCATGGAGCAGCCAGCTCCAGCTCACGGGCCTCGGCAGCCTCAGCTGACGGAACCACCACTGGTAAGAACGCTGGCCCCGTCCCCGCTCGTCCTAATGAGGCCTGTGGCAGCGACGAATGCACCACATGCTTCGTCACGGTCCGAAGTCGGAGGACAGCGATGCTGCAGAGGAACAGGGGATTCTTCCTCATGATGGCCACGTGTTGCTGCTCTGTGGATGTGAAAGAGTGA